The Denticeps clupeoides chromosome 1, fDenClu1.1, whole genome shotgun sequence genome segment AACAACATGAACTCTTCATCTACTGTCAGGACTAACTGGTCTGTAATGCATAGAACTGTATACAATGCAGGTTATAATGCTGTTCAGTATTGAGGTTTTTAGCAGCTGTTCCCTGGGACTATTTTTGGTAAGCCTTAATTCGCCTTGAGCACCCATGATCCATCAAAGCTTTACTGTTTGTACATTCTTCATCCACTGTTGGTCCACTATGTCCCTGAGATCCATATACCTTGCTCTTTTTCCTTGCATCCATTACTGTTCACTTCTTCCTAATTAATCTAGCCCTAAAATACCACTGTAACAGAGCACTGTAACATTTCACCTGTTGTGTAGTCATACACtattaaaaacattattgtaTGTTCAGTTGGAATGACTATGGTCAGACTAAGATAGGTGAACCTTTGTCCATGTCTTTTCCAGATCTGAGGCCAATGACCTAGCCCTGCGATTAGCCAGACAGTACACTGGCCACAAAGACATCATCACACTGGAAAAGTGAGTCAACACTGTcactgtctgtgtctgctgcccagTCAGTGGCACCTAAACAGTAACCAGGTTCTGAGAAACACTGGACGAACAGATTACACATTAACCTAGCTGGCGTCTTAATCCCCCTATGGAGACTAATGAACTGAAATAAGTTCTCTCTTGTTAGCCAAAAtgtgtgtaatgtaatataggaatcacattttcacaatttagaAAATAACTCTGTTTTTTAGGCTGGCAAGCACATAAAGAATTTGACTCTTACTGTGCAATATGCGATTAGTCCAGATAGCAGATATATAGAAggtataatttacatttacagcatttatcagatgcacttatccagagcgacttacaatcagtagttacaggagcaattttaggtttaagtgtcttgctcagtgacacaattgtagtaagtgggatttgaacctgggttttcgggttcataggcgagtgtgttaccaactaggctactaccacccgcaaCTTATAATGCAAATTCCCCTTGTGCTTTTATGAATTCCTGCAGTGCGTATCATGGACACATATCCTCCCTCATTGAAATCAGCCCATATAAGTTTCACCAACTCACTGACACTGAACAGAGTCCCCATGTCCATGTGGTGAGTATTCCTAATGGCAGTGAAAACAAACTGGTGTAGCTGAAATGATTCTGTGTTTTAGAAGTTGGTGAATGtagtttatttgtatattgaatGGGCTTTGAGTTGCTTAATTGGGAATAGTTTGAGTGAACgctttaatacataatacagatTTGCttatgaatttattcattttctcttAACAATTGTTGTGGACGTTTTACCGTCTGCCAGTTTTCTCTCATGACACTGGAAGAAGTTTGATATGGCCTATGTGATCTACCACTATTGTATTACAAGTTAATGAACTAAATCAGTATTCCTTACCAGCTAGCATGCATTATTAATTGTAACCTTGATCCTTCTGTACCTCCATCTTATTTGTGTCCTGATGAACACCCCTCAAAACCTTGTTTTATAACTTATAACCAGGTTTTTTACGGTGCTGCGTGTCTTCCAAAATGActagaaagagtttttttttttttactgtcgaCTGACACACTAATGACCCAGTAAAAATTCTTACCAAACAGGAATCTCTGACACATTGCAAATTGCACAAGAACATACTTTGCATTCAAACAATTGTATACTCTCTCTAATACACAGGCCCTGAGTCCGGATACGTACAGAGGAAAGTACAGAGAGGACCACCCAGACCCTGCTGCCGCATATGCAGACAATGTCCGAGAGATCATTGAGAAAGTAGATGACAAAGGGAACAAGGTGTGCATCCGTTTACAGCACTTGTGTAATATATTCAACCGCAATCTGCATAAATGTTCCTGTTACTCAGGTTTAGAATTTAAAGTTAGAAAGAGACAGGTGGCTATATTTTTTTGAACCGTATTATTTGTataatttactgtttttttttttcagttttaaacatgtttacacATTAATTGATAAATGTACACATTAACCTGTTCAGGGCCTATATTAGGCATATATTAGGGGgcagaaaaaaactgtgaagggggcacatggtggcaacaGAGGTGGATAATGTGGTGaggtggggtgctctggataactgtttttgttaCTTTGTTAGGCTTCTACCCTAACACCTGTCCAATCTGGGTGTTCCACCTGAAGGTTGTGCTTAGTGTCACAgaggcacacaaaccccccTGACCACTACAAGCTGGCAATCCATTAGTGGGGGAACtacaaaattaaacaaaatagtTATAATCAtcaaaatgtttaaacaaaactaaacaaaataGTTATAAGAATGGTGGACTAGTCCACTGTACAAATATAGATATAATTTTAGTTGATAATAATCTCACCAGTCACTAAGATATTGAAAACTGAAATGTGCTGCTTCCTCTAAGCCTCCAATttgtaaattgtacattttcctggtcatttacatttacatttacatttatggcatttggcagacgcccttatccagagtgacttacaacgtgctttcaagttaccatttcCTGTCATGGAGTAAACACCCAACTCAAACTGTAGAAATAAATCGCAagcgaaaaaagaaaaagctcacAATTTATGTGTACACAGTATATGGCCCGATGCTCAGATGCAACCTGACAAAATGCACTGCTTTGGCCATTTGCTGCAAAATCCCAAAATAGGTGGTGGTGCATATGGTTACACTTTAGAATGGGGGGGtcacaaaaatttatttaatttaccacatttaaatacatttttggtgcGAGACAGTCATGATAAGTAGGCGTGACTACTTGTGTTTTGCTTGTGTCTGTCAAAGCTGAACAAGCCAAAATTCCATGTGCTACTAACTGAACTTCAGTTTAGTGAGGACAAACCTCACAACAGGTGTGATATTTTTATGACTAGCTGATTGTGGGTCTTGACCTGGTAGGGAGGTCGTGCATCATGTACACTGCTTATATATTCTCTTATATGCTCTTATATTCAGTTTCAAAACAACAATAGACAGGTATGCCAACATGATTGAATTGTGGTACCTTGTAATtcataattacacaaaatattgaaattttcTCTTTTGACTAATGATTCTGTTTTGGTTAGATTTACTACGGCAAATTTCAGAATTAAACTCTCAGTTCCAGGTGTGCAGGTGCATTGTGTCTGGTATTCCTGAAAAGATCAGTGCAGTTCTAGATCAGAAGACCAATGCATTGTGGAATGCAtgcaacttttgtttttcatcttgtattttttgttttaggCTGACATGCTCTCCTCATGTTTTCCATTAGCCATGCACATATTCACAAAGCACACAGATGTGTTTACAGACAGGCCTGGGTCACAGAGGCCATGTCTGGTGTCCTGCTCTGTGTCCCATGGCTTCTAGTCCAGGGGAGTGGGATAAATCTTGTATTAATagtcttgtttttttagattGCCGCTTTTATTGCTGAGTCTCTGCAAAGCTGTGGAGGACAGGTTATACCACCTCCAGGCTATTTTCAGAAAGTTGCTGAGTATGTATCAATAGGCAtaatacactcatacacagatAATTACATACAAATCACAAATTGTAAACAGAATGTTGAATCATGCTATATAGAGAGAATATCTTCACTGCACTGCAGGCATGTGAGAAATGCTGGAGGAGTCTTCATTGCTGATGAAGTACAGGTGGGCTTTGGGCGTGTGGGCACACACTTCTGGGCATTCCAGCTCCAGGGGGAGGATTTTGTCCCTGATATCGTCACCATGGGCAAACCCATTGGCAACGGCCACCCAATGTCCTGTGTAATAACCACAAAAGAAATTGCAGAGGCTTTCATGTCTTCTGGAATGGACTACTTCAACACAGTAAGTTAAAGACTGTCACCTggctaaatgaaaaacaaatgtcaaTTTATTGAATTAAATGAATGTAACTAATATGTAAGTAaacacacatgtaaatgtggGGTGATGAAGGGAAAGTCAGAATAAAACAACACATATTGATAGATATTTTTTCCTTAGTTTGGTGGCAATCCAGTGTCCTGTGCCATTGGTCAGGCTGTCCTGGATGTCATAAAGAAGGAAAATTTACAGGCCAATGCCTTGGCTGTGGGGAGCTACCTTTCTCACCTCTTGGAGGAACAAAAGGAGAAGCACCCACTGGTGGGAGATGTCAGGTAGAACTGTTCATGGTTGCAGAACCTGTGTTGAGATAAGTTCAGCGTCCTACACTAGTGCACTGCTTTACAGCACAATACaactttttgtttcattttgtgctGGGCATGAATGTGTAATAACAAAGTTCAGTGTACaaagttacatttattttgttacgTATTCAATTTCTGCAGACAGAAATGCTAATAATGAGCCCTAGAAGAATGTCCTGCCTACAATACAGctcaattaaacacacacacacacacacacacacacacacacacacattgtaggCAGGACATTCTTCTAGGGCTCATTATTAGCATTTCtgtctgcatatatatatatatatataaaaataaagagttCTGGCATTTTCAACCTGGGTACATTTCAACTGTGTcaagacagaatgtaaaaaaaaaacaaggaaatcactccaaacaagcaagaattctgggcACACAGACCGGTTACTTCTCTTTCAggctcttctatccttcactcgttacctgtattaatggcccctgtttgaactggttatctgtataaaagacacctgtaaAACACCTTCAGTCAGTCAAACTCCAACCTCTGTGGCTGCTTAAGGGGAGAGGACGACTGATCCGTATTAAGGAAAGAATTAATTGAGCcatgtatcatgagattttTGGCAAAAAACTctttccatcagtgagagcattgaagatTAAACATggcttccagcatgacaatgatcccaaacacactgcctgggCAGTGGCCACGTAAAAAGGTTCTGCCTAGAGAGtatccagacctcaatccaatcaAAGTCAGCCCCAAGATATCatagctcttgagaagatctgcgatggaagaatgggccaaaataccagctacagtgtaTGCAAACCTGTTGAAGACCTACAGGAGATGTTTGACAATGTGATTATAATGTGAtttcttgaattttttttacattctgtctctcacaaaAACAACCTCTCTGACCTTTTTAAGTTAGACAACTTATATTTCTGCCCCACTTTgcatgaatgcaggacccaatGTAGCTTTTAGCTTTTCTATTGGATCGGACAAAACAGGCCAGCCTGCAATGCCCATGTGCATTGGTGAATCTATGCCATATATGACCCTGTCATTGGTTCAGATGTTTTCCTTTGCGGACTAGGAATGCAGctcccacaagagctgcagttttggaaaCACAATGATCCAGCTGTCTAGTGATCATAATTTGTCCCCTgtgaaagtaattttttttctgcatccaACACATCACCTTCCAAGATTAATGTTATTAACTTCACCTATCAGTAGTCATAATGTTAACATTTAGCTGTGTCTATACAGTGTAGGGTGTTGAGGCCAATTTTACAGTAcaattatttgtaaatattttcaaTAGATTTATTTCTGATCTTATGGATCTGTTTATGAAGCTCTTCAATCTGAACTGGCTAAAACTGATACTTGCTAGTACCTGGTCAAGTTAATGAATGTAAGGAActattacaattattaaaaagaatCCAGACTGGCCAGATCTTTTCTTGTAACAGCATTGTTCCAAGAAAAGCTGGAACCCTCTGTCACATTTTGCAGGGGCCGTGGCCTGTTTGTCGGGGTGGAGCTGGTGCGAGACAGGGTAAAAAGGACTCCTGCAACAGCAGAAGCACAGGATGTCATATACAAGTAATTTGTTGACATATTTGAATTTATAtcttcaaattttctttttttaatggttaCTGAATGTgtagagataagataagaacatacatttttatttttaacaaggTCAACAGCAAACAGGGAAAGGCAACACAGATATAATACTGCAAACCTGAAAGACACCTTGGGAATTTAACTTTGTCCTGAAATTGTACCAATGCAGACTGAAGGAGGAGAGGATACTGCTCAGTGCAGATGGGCCACACCGCAATGTCCTCAAGTTTAAGCCACCCATGTGCTTCTCCAGACAGGATGCAGATTTGGCTGTGCAAAAGATTGACCAGATACTCACAGGTATTCATGT includes the following:
- the etnppl gene encoding ethanolamine-phosphate phospho-lyase, encoding MTAARLDKQKTIDLRKKHIGPSCKVFFSHDPIKIVQAQGQYMYDEKNDRYLDCINNVAHVGHCHPEVVKAGAKQMELLNTNSRFLHDNLVQYAQRLQATLPEKLSVCYFVNSGSEANDLALRLARQYTGHKDIITLENAYHGHISSLIEISPYKFHQLTDTEQSPHVHVALSPDTYRGKYREDHPDPAAAYADNVREIIEKVDDKGNKIAAFIAESLQSCGGQVIPPPGYFQKVAEHVRNAGGVFIADEVQVGFGRVGTHFWAFQLQGEDFVPDIVTMGKPIGNGHPMSCVITTKEIAEAFMSSGMDYFNTFGGNPVSCAIGQAVLDVIKKENLQANALAVGSYLSHLLEEQKEKHPLVGDVRGRGLFVGVELVRDRVKRTPATAEAQDVIYKLKEERILLSADGPHRNVLKFKPPMCFSRQDADLAVQKIDQILTEIEAALGLVMPSKTVPANGTSKRKVPFEENGHHIHPNEKNHSHGLTTVKASKTNKTRRT